One genomic region from Streptomyces sp. NBC_00582 encodes:
- a CDS encoding BlaI/MecI/CopY family transcriptional regulator, whose protein sequence is MRRLGDLEAEIMDRLWSWKRPATVREIVDDINETRPVAYTTVMTVTNILYTKGWLLRVKQGRAWVYTPVRSREAYAAALMEDGLGASQDRPAALVHFVENMSADEVAALRKALRNVSRQSRANQ, encoded by the coding sequence ATGCGGCGGCTGGGGGATCTTGAGGCCGAGATCATGGACCGGCTCTGGAGCTGGAAGCGTCCGGCAACGGTGCGCGAGATAGTCGACGACATCAACGAGACTCGGCCGGTCGCCTACACCACGGTGATGACCGTGACGAACATCCTGTACACCAAAGGCTGGTTGCTGCGCGTCAAGCAGGGCCGGGCCTGGGTGTACACCCCGGTCCGCAGCCGGGAGGCGTACGCAGCCGCGCTCATGGAGGACGGTTTGGGTGCGAGTCAGGACCGGCCGGCCGCACTGGTCCACTTCGTCGAGAACATGTCCGCCGACGAGGTCGCCGCCTTGCGCAAGGCCCTGCGGAACGTGAGCCGGCAGTCCAGGGCGAATCAGTGA